The proteins below come from a single Felis catus isolate Fca126 chromosome A1, F.catus_Fca126_mat1.0, whole genome shotgun sequence genomic window:
- the TMEM255B gene encoding transmembrane protein 255B: protein MQPPVPGPLALLDNTERFLFVLLPQGFARRKTSFWFVGSLLVASVCILTIGLAATTRTENVTVGGYYPGVILGFGAFLGIIGINLVENRKQMLVAAIVFISFGVVAAFCCAIVDGVFAARHIEPRPLAAGRCQFFASEVGYVHDAYQTEVTCHSFNGQCLLKVKSSTCYCCDLYNCQSTEPSPTYYEFVGVSSCQDVLHLYRLLWASAVLNVLGVFLGILTAAVLGAFKDMVPLSQLAYSLSAAPQILCNPAQQVLAYTGFCPPSAPLPTCSSYPLPLQRCGHLPASTPRDPPLSEDLQPPNDPPLCALAHFLPGEKPPPYTP, encoded by the exons ATGCAGCCACCGGTGCCCGGGCCCCTGGCCCTGCTGGACAACACAG AACGGTTCCTGTTTGTCCTCCTTCCACAAGGGTTTGCCAGAAGAAAGACCTCATTTTGGTTTGTGGGGTCGCTGCTGGTGGCGTCCGTCTGTATCCTGACCATCGGCCTCGCTGCCACCACCAGGACAGAGAACGTGACCGTGGGGGGCTACTACCCAGGGGTCATT CTGGGCTTTGGAGCTTTCTTGGGGATTATCGGCATCAACCTGGTGGAGAACCGGAAGCAGATG ctgGTCGCGGCCATCGTGTTCATCAGCTTCGGCGTGGTGGCGGCCTTCTGTTGCGCCATCGTGGACGGCGTGTTTGCTGCTCGGCACATA GAGCCCAGGCCGCTGGCTGCGGGAAGATGCCAGTTTTTCGCCAGTGAGGTGGGTTATGTGCACGACGCCTACCAGACAGAG GTCACCTGTCACTCCTTTAACGGCCAGTGCCTGCTGAAGGTGAAAAGCAGCACCTGTTACTGCTGTGACCTCTACAATTGTCAGAG CACTGAACCTTCTCCCACCTACTACGAGTTCGTGGGCGTGAGCAGCTGTCAGGACGTGCTTCACCTGTACCGGCTACTCTGGGCCTCAGCAGTGCTGAATGTCCTGGGTGTGTTCCTGGGCATCCTCACGGCAGCTGTCCTGGGGGCCTTCAAGGACATG GTCCCTCTGTCCCAGCTGGCCTACAGCCTCTCCGCTGCACCCCAGATCCTCTGCAACCCTGCCCAGCAGGTCCTGGCCTACACGGGCTTCTGCCCGCCAtccgcacccctccccacctgctcatCCTACCCTCTGCCTCTGCAG CGCTGTGGCCATCTCCCAGCCTCGACTCCCAGGGACCCTCCTCTGTCTGAGGATTTGCAGCCTCCCAACGACCCCCCTCTCTGTGCTCTAGCCCACTTCCTTCCAGGAGAGAAGCCTCCCCCCTACACTCCCTGA